A portion of the Krasilnikovia cinnamomea genome contains these proteins:
- the gyrB gene encoding DNA topoisomerase (ATP-hydrolyzing) subunit B, which yields MAEKKHEYGAESITVLEGLEAVRKRPGMYIGSTGERGLHHLVWEVVDNAVDEAMAGFCDTVDVVLLADGGVSVTDNGRGFPVDLHPKLKKPGVEVALTVLHAGGKFEGTVYKVSGGLHGVGVSVVNALSTRMAVEIHKSGFVWRQQYTASKPGPLEKGETTTKTGSTVQFWPDPAVFETVDFDFQTIYRRLQEMAFLNRGLTINLLDQRPGQEDENGKAREVTFMYAGGIADFVRHLNATKTAIHKSVIEFGAEANEDGMAVEVAMQWNESYGESVYTFANTINTHEGGTHEEGFRAALTTIVNRYGAEKKYLKSDEKLSGEDIREGLAAIISVKLANPQFEGQTKTKLGNTDMKSFVQKVANDQLADWFERNPAEAKMIITKASQAARARIAAQQARKLARRKSLLESGSMPGKLADCQSTDPRLTELFIVEGDSAGGSAKSGRDSITQAILPIRGKILNVEKARIDRVLKNNEVQALITALGTGIHDEFDIAKLRYHKIVLMADADVDGQHIQTLLLTLLFRFMRPLVEVGHVYLAAPPLYKIKWNKKGDDAQYAYSDRERDGLIALRQQKKANAKPDDIQRFKGLGEMNFQELWDTTMNPATRTLRQVTLDDAAVADELFSVLMGEDVEARRTFIQRNAKDVRFLDI from the coding sequence GTGGCAGAGAAGAAGCACGAATACGGTGCCGAGTCCATCACCGTGCTCGAAGGCCTCGAAGCGGTGCGCAAGCGTCCCGGCATGTACATCGGCTCCACCGGCGAGCGCGGCCTGCACCACCTGGTCTGGGAGGTGGTGGACAACGCCGTCGACGAGGCCATGGCGGGCTTCTGCGACACCGTCGACGTCGTTCTGCTGGCCGACGGCGGCGTCTCGGTCACCGACAACGGGCGTGGCTTCCCGGTCGACCTGCACCCCAAGCTGAAGAAGCCGGGCGTCGAGGTGGCGCTGACCGTGCTGCACGCGGGCGGCAAGTTCGAGGGCACCGTGTACAAGGTCTCCGGCGGCCTGCACGGTGTCGGTGTCTCCGTGGTCAACGCTCTGTCGACCCGCATGGCCGTGGAGATCCACAAGTCCGGCTTCGTGTGGCGCCAGCAGTACACCGCCTCCAAGCCCGGCCCGCTGGAGAAGGGTGAGACCACCACGAAGACCGGGTCGACGGTCCAGTTCTGGCCCGACCCGGCGGTCTTCGAGACGGTCGACTTCGACTTCCAGACCATCTACCGCCGCCTGCAGGAGATGGCGTTCCTCAACCGCGGCCTGACGATCAACCTGCTCGACCAGCGTCCCGGGCAGGAGGACGAGAACGGCAAGGCCCGCGAGGTCACCTTCATGTACGCGGGCGGCATCGCCGACTTCGTGCGCCACCTCAACGCCACGAAGACGGCCATCCACAAGTCGGTGATCGAGTTCGGCGCCGAGGCGAACGAGGACGGCATGGCGGTCGAGGTCGCCATGCAGTGGAACGAGTCGTACGGCGAGTCGGTGTACACGTTCGCCAACACGATCAACACCCACGAGGGCGGCACCCACGAGGAGGGCTTCCGGGCCGCGCTGACCACGATCGTGAACCGGTACGGCGCCGAGAAGAAGTACCTCAAGAGCGACGAGAAGCTGTCCGGTGAGGACATCCGCGAGGGTCTTGCCGCCATCATCTCGGTCAAACTGGCCAATCCGCAGTTTGAAGGCCAGACAAAGACAAAGCTGGGCAACACGGACATGAAGAGTTTCGTGCAGAAGGTCGCCAACGACCAGCTCGCGGACTGGTTCGAGCGCAACCCGGCCGAGGCCAAGATGATCATCACCAAGGCGTCTCAGGCCGCCAGGGCCCGGATCGCCGCGCAGCAGGCGCGCAAGCTGGCCCGCCGCAAGTCGCTGCTGGAATCGGGCTCGATGCCGGGCAAGCTGGCCGACTGCCAGTCCACCGACCCGCGCCTGACCGAGCTGTTCATCGTCGAGGGCGACTCGGCCGGCGGCTCGGCCAAGTCCGGCCGCGACAGCATCACCCAGGCGATCCTGCCGATCCGCGGCAAGATCCTGAACGTGGAGAAGGCCCGGATCGACCGGGTGCTGAAGAACAACGAGGTCCAGGCGCTGATCACCGCGCTGGGCACGGGCATCCACGACGAGTTCGACATCGCCAAGCTGCGCTACCACAAGATCGTGCTGATGGCGGACGCGGACGTCGACGGCCAGCACATCCAGACGCTGTTGCTGACCCTGCTGTTCCGCTTCATGCGACCGCTCGTGGAGGTCGGCCACGTCTACCTGGCCGCGCCGCCGCTGTACAAGATCAAATGGAACAAGAAGGGCGATGACGCCCAGTACGCGTACTCGGATCGGGAGCGCGACGGCCTGATCGCGTTGCGCCAGCAGAAGAAGGCGAACGCCAAGCCGGACGACATCCAGCGGTTCAAGGGTCTCGGCGAGATGAACTTCCAGGAGCTGTGGGACACCACGATGAACCCGGCCACCCGGACGCTGCGTCAAGTCACACTGGACGACGCTGCGGTCGCGGACGAGTTGTTCAGCGTGCTCATGGGCGAGGACGTCGAGGCGCGCCGGACGTTCATCCAGCGCAACGCCAAAGACGTGCGCTTCCTGGACATCTGA
- the gnd gene encoding phosphogluconate dehydrogenase (NAD(+)-dependent, decarboxylating) — MQLGLVGLGRMGGNMRDRMRASGLEVIGYDHHKESSDVASLAELVQKLTAPRVVWTMVPAGEITESTINKLAELLYPGDIVIDGGNSKFTDDAPRAERLAAKGIHYLDCGVSGGIWGKTNGYALMVGGDEEIVAHCRPIFDALKPAGEFGFAHAGPHGAGHYAKMIHNGIEYGLMHAYAEGYEILEASELVQNVPAVIKSWREGSVVKSWLLDLLDRALDEDPQLAQIRGYAEDTGEGRWTVDEAVRLAVPANVIAASVFARFASRQEDSPAIKAVAALRNQFGGHAVKR, encoded by the coding sequence ATGCAGCTCGGCCTTGTCGGTCTCGGCCGGATGGGCGGCAACATGCGGGACCGGATGCGCGCGTCCGGTCTCGAAGTCATCGGGTACGACCACCACAAGGAGTCCAGCGACGTCGCCAGCCTCGCCGAGCTGGTGCAGAAGCTGACCGCGCCGCGCGTGGTGTGGACCATGGTCCCCGCTGGGGAGATCACCGAGAGCACGATCAACAAGCTGGCCGAACTGCTGTACCCCGGCGACATCGTCATCGACGGCGGGAACTCCAAGTTCACCGACGACGCGCCCCGCGCCGAGCGGCTGGCGGCCAAGGGCATCCACTACCTGGACTGCGGCGTTTCCGGCGGCATCTGGGGCAAGACCAACGGGTACGCGCTGATGGTCGGCGGCGACGAGGAGATCGTCGCGCACTGCCGCCCGATCTTCGACGCCCTCAAGCCGGCCGGGGAGTTCGGCTTCGCGCACGCCGGCCCGCACGGCGCCGGCCACTACGCCAAGATGATCCACAACGGCATCGAGTACGGCCTCATGCACGCCTACGCCGAGGGCTACGAGATCCTCGAGGCCTCCGAGCTCGTGCAGAACGTCCCCGCCGTGATCAAGAGCTGGCGCGAGGGCAGCGTGGTCAAGTCCTGGCTGCTCGACCTGCTGGACCGGGCCCTGGACGAGGACCCGCAGCTCGCCCAGATCCGTGGTTACGCCGAGGACACCGGCGAGGGCCGGTGGACCGTCGACGAGGCCGTGCGGCTCGCCGTGCCGGCCAACGTGATCGCCGCCTCGGTGTTCGCCCGGTTCGCCTCCCGCCAGGAGGACTCGCCCGCCATCAAGGCGGTGGCCGCGCTGCGCAACCAGTTCGGCGGCCACGCCGTCAAGCGCTGA
- the dnaN gene encoding DNA polymerase III subunit beta yields the protein MKFRVERDALADAVAWTAKSLPSRPSVPVLAGVMLRAADGRLHVSGFDYEVSSQVSVEVQADADGAALVSGRLLAEITKALPAKPVDIAAVGAHLELVCGSARFTLPTMPVEDYPTLPEMPLSTGTVDAQAFAAAVAQVAVAAGRDETLPMMTGVRVELNGTSLAMLATDRYRLAMREMEWAPEDPEVSLNALVPAKTLNDTAKALGPVGGEVTIALAQGTAGEGMIGFAGGTRRTTSRLLDGANYPPVRSLFPTSHNAEARVPVGALVEVVRRVALVAERTTPVLLSFSADGLVVEAGGTEEARASEAMEATFTGEELTIGFNPQYLIDGLQNLNAPTAVLSFVDAFKPAVISPAGEDGEIVPGYRYLIMPIRVTR from the coding sequence CAAGAGCCTGCCGAGCCGTCCCTCGGTGCCGGTGCTGGCCGGCGTCATGCTGCGGGCGGCGGACGGGCGGCTACACGTCTCCGGTTTCGACTACGAGGTGTCCAGCCAGGTGAGCGTGGAGGTGCAGGCCGACGCCGACGGCGCCGCGCTGGTCTCCGGCCGCCTGCTGGCCGAGATCACCAAGGCGCTGCCCGCCAAGCCGGTGGACATCGCCGCGGTCGGCGCGCATCTGGAACTGGTCTGCGGCAGCGCCCGGTTCACGCTGCCGACCATGCCGGTGGAGGACTACCCGACCCTGCCGGAGATGCCGTTGTCCACCGGCACCGTCGACGCGCAGGCCTTCGCCGCCGCGGTGGCCCAGGTGGCGGTCGCCGCGGGCCGTGACGAGACGCTGCCGATGATGACCGGCGTCCGGGTGGAGCTGAACGGCACGAGCCTCGCCATGCTGGCCACCGACCGCTACCGCCTCGCGATGCGGGAGATGGAGTGGGCTCCCGAGGACCCCGAGGTCAGCCTCAACGCGCTGGTGCCCGCCAAGACGCTCAACGACACCGCCAAGGCGCTCGGCCCGGTCGGCGGCGAGGTCACCATCGCGCTCGCCCAGGGCACCGCCGGCGAGGGCATGATCGGGTTCGCGGGTGGCACCCGCCGCACGACCAGCAGACTGCTCGACGGCGCGAACTACCCGCCCGTACGCTCCCTCTTCCCCACCAGCCACAACGCGGAGGCGCGGGTGCCGGTCGGGGCGCTGGTCGAGGTGGTGCGCCGGGTCGCCCTGGTGGCCGAGCGCACCACCCCCGTGCTGCTGAGCTTCAGCGCCGACGGCCTCGTCGTCGAGGCGGGCGGCACCGAGGAGGCCCGCGCCAGCGAGGCGATGGAGGCCACCTTCACCGGCGAGGAGCTGACCATCGGCTTCAACCCGCAGTACCTGATCGACGGCCTGCAGAACCTGAACGCCCCCACCGCGGTGCTGTCCTTCGTCGACGCGTTCAAGCCCGCGGTCATCTCGCCCGCCGGTGAAGACGGGGAAATCGTGCCTGGATACCGCTATCTGATCATGCCGATCCGGGTAACCCGCTGA
- the recF gene encoding DNA replication/repair protein RecF (All proteins in this family for which functions are known are DNA-binding proteins that assist the filamentation of RecA onto DNA for the initiation of recombination or recombinational repair.) has product MYVRRVELTDFRSYERAAVDLEPGVTVLVGPNGTGKTNLVEALGYVATLDSHRVATDAPLVRAGAAAAIVRCAIVHEGRELLVELEIVPGKSNRARLNRSPVRRAREVIGALRMVLFAPEDLELVRGDPGERRRYLDDLLVARMPRFAGVRADYDRVVKQRNALLRTAYLTRKVGGNRGQDLSTLAVWDQHLAHHGAELLAGRLELVTALAPHLTKAYDAVAAGRSAAAIAYTSRLGGALASERAALEQALLEALAEQRSAEIERGVTLVGPHRDDLALTLGDLPAKGYASHGESWSFALALRLAAYDLLRAEGIEPVLVLDDVFAELDAGRRDRLATLVGDASQLLVTCAVPQDVPATLRGARFDVAPGVVTRAS; this is encoded by the coding sequence GTGTACGTGCGCCGGGTCGAGCTCACCGACTTCCGCTCGTACGAGCGGGCGGCGGTCGACCTCGAACCCGGCGTCACCGTGCTGGTCGGCCCCAACGGCACCGGCAAGACCAACCTCGTCGAGGCCCTCGGGTACGTGGCCACGCTGGACAGTCATCGGGTGGCCACGGACGCGCCGCTGGTCCGCGCGGGGGCGGCCGCCGCGATCGTCCGCTGCGCGATCGTCCACGAGGGACGTGAACTGCTGGTCGAACTGGAGATCGTCCCCGGAAAGTCGAACCGGGCCCGGCTCAACCGCTCCCCGGTACGCCGCGCCCGCGAGGTCATCGGTGCACTGCGGATGGTCCTGTTCGCCCCGGAGGACCTGGAACTCGTCCGCGGTGACCCGGGCGAGCGCCGCCGCTACCTCGACGACCTGCTGGTAGCCCGGATGCCCCGGTTCGCCGGGGTACGCGCCGACTACGACCGGGTGGTCAAGCAGCGCAACGCCCTGCTGCGCACCGCGTACCTGACCCGCAAGGTCGGCGGCAACCGTGGGCAGGATTTGTCCACCCTGGCCGTCTGGGACCAGCACCTCGCCCACCACGGGGCCGAGCTGCTGGCCGGGCGCCTGGAGCTGGTCACCGCGCTGGCACCGCACCTGACCAAGGCGTACGACGCGGTCGCGGCGGGACGGTCGGCGGCGGCCATCGCGTACACCTCGCGGCTGGGCGGTGCCCTCGCGTCGGAGCGGGCGGCGCTGGAGCAGGCGCTGCTGGAGGCGCTGGCGGAGCAGCGTTCCGCCGAGATCGAACGGGGCGTCACGCTGGTCGGCCCGCACCGCGACGACCTGGCGCTGACCCTGGGCGACCTGCCCGCGAAGGGGTACGCCAGCCACGGCGAGTCCTGGTCGTTCGCGCTGGCGCTGCGGCTGGCCGCGTACGACCTGCTGCGCGCCGAGGGGATCGAGCCGGTGCTGGTGCTCGACGACGTCTTCGCCGAGCTCGACGCCGGACGCCGGGACCGGCTGGCCACGCTGGTCGGTGACGCCAGCCAGCTGCTGGTGACGTGCGCGGTCCCGCAGGACGTACCGGCGACGTTGCGCGGCGCCCGCTTCGACGTCGCACCCGGGGTGGTGACCCGTGCCAGCTGA
- a CDS encoding DUF721 domain-containing protein — protein sequence MARAVLDAALARRRAAPRAGRRSGGGGESGGRRLRGYSGPGPDPRDPQLFGAVLERLIKQRGWQKPAAEATVFGAWEKVVGPDIAAHSRPVKLDAGVLTVEAESTAWATQLRLLAGNLLKRIAAEVGNNVITKLNIHGPAAPSWNRGPRRVQGRGPRDTYG from the coding sequence CTGGCCCGGGCGGTGCTCGACGCGGCGCTGGCCCGGCGCCGCGCCGCCCCGCGCGCCGGACGCCGGTCCGGGGGCGGCGGCGAGTCCGGTGGGCGGCGGCTGCGCGGCTACTCCGGGCCAGGCCCCGACCCGCGCGACCCGCAACTGTTCGGTGCCGTCCTGGAGCGCCTGATCAAGCAGCGGGGCTGGCAGAAGCCCGCCGCCGAGGCCACCGTCTTCGGCGCGTGGGAGAAGGTCGTCGGGCCCGACATCGCCGCACACAGCCGCCCGGTCAAGCTCGACGCGGGCGTACTCACGGTCGAGGCGGAGTCGACGGCCTGGGCCACCCAGCTCCGTCTGCTGGCCGGCAACCTGCTCAAGCGAATCGCGGCCGAGGTCGGCAACAACGTCATCACCAAGCTCAACATCCACGGCCCCGCCGCCCCGTCGTGGAACCGCGGCCCGCGCCGCGTCCAGGGCCGCGGCCCCCGCGACACCTACGGCTGA
- the gyrA gene encoding intein-containing DNA gyrase subunit A, whose amino-acid sequence MTQRIEPVGLEVEMQRSYLDYAMSVIVGRALPDVRDGLKPVHRKILYAMYDSGFRPDRGYVKCARVVGDVMGNYHPHGDSSIYDALVRMAQPWSLRYPLIDGNGNFGSPGNDPPAAMRYCLVSDTLVRTPFGSVRIGDIVPDAAPNSETDIDLKVYDRNGDPVRATKFFHSGEHPTLTLRTREGFELTGTHNHPVLCLVSVAGVPTLLWKLLEEIQPGDRVVMQRVVPDEIGMPMLEHVEAAVLAGAFVSEGWASQKRAGFNNIDASFFSRVVSAYDIAVGGPRYVGSRLIASGSVLHELDIQNMEALRRSVLGELVGARSAAKFIPAFVWAGPAAVKRAFLQALFEGDGSSSLLPRNTIQISYSTRSSRLAAEVQQLLLEFGVVAKQCRYEEGEIKVVITNRRDARQFALNVGFLGRKQAKLESELGSVPASSTALSSDHVPFVGDFIRTHGARRWTERDWLVKHNVDRIERWERDGAEIAARITEPGVLDVVEPLVDGRFYYAEVASLADGGVRPVFSIRVDTDDHAFVTNGFVSHNTESRLAPLAMDMLRDIDEDTVEMQDNYDGRTKEPTILPARFPNLLVNGSEGIAVGMATKIPPHNLREIAQGVQWCLDNVDADEATTLDALLDIVQGPDFPTKGLIVGKSAIQDAYRTGRGSIRMRAVVEVEEDARGRTSLVVTELPYQVNPDNLAERIAELVKDGKLTGIADIRDESSGRTGLRLILVLKRDAVAKVVLNNLYKHTQLQETFGANMLALVDGVPRTLNLAQFLRYYVEHQIDVIQRRTAFRLRKAEERAHILRGLVKALDMLDEVIALIRRSPTVEDSRQGLMQLLDVDEVQATAILDMQLRRLAALERQKIIDELAKIEVEIADLKDILDKPERQRAIISQELKEIVDRWGDERLTQIIPFDGEVSMEDLIAREDVVVTITRTGYAKRTKIDMYRSQKRGGKGVSGAGLRQDDIVSHFFVISTHAWILFFTNKGRVYRAKAYELPEASRTAKGQHVANLLAFQPDEHIAQVIQIANYQVAPYLVLATKNGLVKKTRLEEFDSNRSGGIIAINLREDDELVGAALASAQEDLLLVSKHAQAIRFNASDEALRPMGRATSGVIGMRFSDDDELLAMEVVREGLDVLVATNGGYAKRTPIEEYPVQGRGGKGVLTAKITERRGGLVGALVISPEDELFAITSNGGVIRTPVKPVRRTRDRNTMGVKLMDLPEGVTIVALARNADEPDEQD is encoded by the coding sequence GTGACCCAGCGCATCGAGCCGGTCGGCCTCGAGGTCGAGATGCAGCGCTCGTACCTCGACTACGCCATGAGCGTCATCGTGGGACGGGCCCTGCCCGACGTGCGAGACGGCCTCAAGCCGGTGCACCGCAAGATCCTGTACGCGATGTACGACTCCGGCTTCCGCCCGGACCGCGGGTACGTCAAGTGCGCCCGCGTCGTCGGCGACGTCATGGGCAACTACCACCCGCACGGCGACTCGTCCATCTATGACGCCCTGGTCCGCATGGCGCAGCCGTGGTCGCTGCGCTACCCGCTGATCGACGGCAACGGCAACTTCGGCTCGCCGGGCAACGATCCGCCAGCGGCGATGCGTTATTGTCTGGTTTCGGATACTTTGGTCCGAACGCCGTTTGGCTCGGTGCGGATCGGCGACATCGTCCCGGACGCGGCGCCGAACTCCGAGACCGACATCGACCTCAAGGTCTACGACCGTAACGGCGACCCGGTCCGGGCCACGAAGTTCTTCCACTCGGGCGAGCACCCGACCCTCACGCTGCGCACCCGCGAGGGCTTCGAGCTGACCGGTACGCACAACCACCCGGTCCTGTGCCTGGTGAGCGTGGCGGGCGTGCCGACGCTGCTGTGGAAGCTGCTGGAGGAGATCCAGCCGGGTGACCGCGTGGTCATGCAACGGGTTGTGCCCGACGAGATCGGCATGCCGATGCTGGAGCACGTCGAGGCGGCGGTGCTGGCCGGTGCGTTCGTCAGCGAGGGCTGGGCGTCGCAGAAGCGCGCCGGCTTCAACAACATCGATGCCAGCTTCTTCTCCCGGGTCGTGTCCGCGTACGACATCGCGGTGGGGGGTCCGCGCTACGTGGGCAGCCGCTTGATCGCGTCGGGCAGTGTGCTGCACGAGCTCGACATCCAGAACATGGAAGCGCTGCGCCGTAGCGTCCTCGGGGAACTGGTCGGGGCGCGCAGTGCAGCCAAGTTCATCCCCGCGTTCGTGTGGGCGGGCCCGGCCGCCGTGAAGCGGGCGTTCCTGCAGGCACTGTTCGAGGGCGACGGCTCGTCCTCGCTGTTGCCGCGCAACACGATCCAGATCTCGTACTCGACCCGCAGCTCCCGTCTCGCCGCCGAGGTCCAGCAGTTGCTGCTGGAGTTCGGCGTGGTCGCCAAGCAGTGCCGGTACGAAGAGGGCGAGATCAAGGTCGTCATCACGAACCGCCGCGACGCCCGCCAGTTCGCGCTCAACGTCGGTTTCCTCGGCCGCAAGCAGGCCAAGCTGGAGTCCGAGCTGGGATCGGTCCCGGCGTCCAGCACGGCGCTGTCCAGCGACCACGTGCCGTTCGTCGGTGACTTCATCCGTACGCATGGTGCTCGACGGTGGACCGAGCGTGACTGGCTGGTCAAGCACAACGTCGACCGCATCGAGCGCTGGGAGCGTGACGGCGCCGAGATCGCGGCCCGGATCACCGAGCCCGGTGTCCTGGACGTCGTCGAGCCGCTGGTGGACGGCCGGTTCTACTACGCCGAGGTGGCCAGCCTCGCGGACGGCGGCGTACGTCCGGTGTTCAGCATCCGGGTCGACACCGACGATCACGCGTTCGTGACGAACGGCTTCGTCAGCCACAACACCGAGTCGAGGCTCGCGCCGCTGGCGATGGACATGCTGCGTGACATCGACGAGGACACCGTCGAGATGCAGGACAACTACGACGGTCGGACGAAGGAACCGACCATCCTGCCGGCGCGTTTCCCGAACCTGCTCGTCAACGGTTCCGAGGGCATCGCGGTCGGCATGGCCACGAAGATCCCACCGCACAATCTGCGGGAGATCGCCCAGGGGGTGCAGTGGTGCCTGGACAACGTCGATGCGGACGAGGCGACCACTCTGGACGCCCTCCTCGACATCGTCCAGGGTCCGGACTTCCCGACCAAGGGCCTGATCGTGGGCAAGTCGGCCATTCAGGACGCGTATCGCACCGGGCGCGGGTCGATCCGGATGCGAGCGGTCGTGGAGGTGGAGGAGGACGCCCGGGGGCGTACCAGCCTCGTGGTGACCGAGCTGCCGTACCAGGTCAACCCGGACAATCTCGCGGAGCGGATCGCCGAGCTGGTCAAGGACGGCAAGCTCACCGGGATCGCGGACATCCGGGACGAGTCGTCCGGGCGTACCGGTCTGCGGTTGATCCTGGTTCTCAAGCGCGACGCGGTCGCGAAGGTCGTGCTGAACAACCTGTACAAGCACACCCAGCTGCAGGAGACGTTCGGCGCGAACATGCTGGCGCTGGTCGACGGCGTGCCGCGCACGCTGAACCTGGCGCAGTTCCTGCGGTACTACGTCGAGCACCAGATCGACGTCATCCAGCGGCGGACGGCGTTCCGGTTGCGCAAGGCCGAGGAGCGGGCGCACATCCTGCGCGGCCTGGTGAAGGCGCTGGACATGCTGGACGAGGTGATCGCCCTGATCCGGCGGTCGCCGACGGTCGAGGACTCGCGCCAGGGCCTGATGCAGCTGCTGGACGTGGACGAGGTGCAGGCCACCGCGATCCTGGACATGCAGCTGCGGCGGCTGGCCGCCCTTGAGCGCCAGAAGATCATCGATGAGTTGGCGAAGATCGAGGTGGAGATCGCCGACCTCAAGGACATTCTGGACAAGCCGGAGCGGCAGCGGGCCATCATCTCCCAGGAGCTCAAGGAGATCGTCGACCGGTGGGGTGACGAACGGCTCACCCAGATCATCCCGTTCGACGGCGAGGTCTCGATGGAGGACCTCATCGCCCGCGAGGACGTCGTGGTGACCATCACACGAACGGGGTACGCGAAGCGCACCAAGATCGACATGTACCGGTCGCAGAAGCGCGGCGGCAAGGGCGTGAGCGGCGCCGGGCTGCGCCAGGACGACATCGTCAGCCACTTCTTCGTGATCTCGACCCACGCGTGGATCCTGTTCTTCACGAACAAGGGCCGCGTCTATCGGGCCAAGGCGTACGAACTACCAGAAGCGAGCCGGACTGCCAAGGGCCAGCACGTCGCGAACCTGCTGGCGTTCCAGCCCGACGAGCACATCGCCCAGGTCATCCAGATCGCGAATTACCAGGTCGCACCGTATCTTGTGCTGGCAACGAAGAATGGCCTGGTGAAGAAGACCCGGCTGGAGGAATTTGACTCCAACCGGAGCGGTGGCATCATCGCCATCAACCTGCGGGAGGACGACGAGTTGGTGGGGGCGGCGCTGGCCAGTGCGCAGGAGGATCTGCTGCTGGTCTCCAAGCATGCCCAGGCCATCCGGTTCAACGCGTCGGACGAGGCGCTGCGGCCGATGGGCCGGGCGACCTCGGGCGTCATCGGCATGCGGTTCAGCGACGACGACGAGCTGCTGGCGATGGAGGTCGTCCGCGAGGGGCTGGACGTTTTGGTCGCCACGAACGGCGGGTATGCCAAGCGGACGCCGATCGAGGAGTACCCCGTCCAGGGGCGGGGTGGCAAGGGCGTACTGACCGCGAAGATCACGGAGCGTCGCGGTGGTCTAGTCGGTGCGTTGGTAATCAGCCCGGAGGACGAGCTGTTTGCCATCACCAGCAATGGTGGAGTCATCCGGACTCCCGTGAAGCCTGTACGGCGCACGCGGGATCGGAACACAATGGGGGTCAAGCTGATGGACCTCCCAGAAGGTGTAACCATCGTGGCGCTTGCTCGCAATGCCGACGAGCCTGACGAACAGGACTAG